A stretch of the Streptomyces venezuelae genome encodes the following:
- the trhA gene encoding PAQR family membrane homeostasis protein TrhA, whose product MCGMTAEALAKPMMRGWLHAGMFPAVVVAGLVLMAFTDSTGARIACGVYALTACLLFGVSALYHRGTWGPRGEAILRRLDHANIFLIIAGTYTPLTVLLLPPSTGRTLLWAVWLAAAAGIAFRVFWVGAPRWLYTPCYIAMGWAAVFFLPDFMRTGGIAVLVLVIVGGLLYSAGGVIYGMKRPDPSPRFFGFHEVFHSLTLVAFVTHYVGISLAAYSHA is encoded by the coding sequence ATGTGCGGCATGACTGCAGAAGCCCTCGCCAAGCCGATGATGCGCGGCTGGCTGCACGCCGGGATGTTTCCCGCCGTGGTCGTCGCCGGACTGGTGTTGATGGCGTTCACCGACTCGACCGGTGCGCGGATCGCGTGCGGGGTGTACGCCCTCACCGCATGCCTGCTGTTCGGGGTGAGCGCCCTCTACCACCGGGGCACCTGGGGTCCGCGCGGCGAAGCCATCCTGCGACGGCTCGACCACGCCAACATCTTCCTCATAATCGCCGGCACCTACACGCCGCTGACCGTGCTGCTGCTGCCGCCCTCCACCGGGCGCACCCTGCTCTGGGCGGTCTGGCTGGCCGCCGCGGCCGGGATCGCCTTCCGGGTCTTCTGGGTCGGCGCCCCGCGCTGGCTCTACACCCCCTGCTACATCGCCATGGGCTGGGCCGCGGTGTTCTTCCTGCCCGACTTCATGCGGACCGGCGGCATCGCCGTGCTGGTGCTGGTGATCGTCGGCGGGCTGCTCTACAGCGCGGGCGGGGTCATCTACGGAATGAAGCGGCCCGACCCCTCCCCCCGCTTCTTCGGGTTCCACGAGGTCTTCCACTCCCTGACCCTGGTCGCCTTCGTCACCCACTACGTGGGGATCTCGCTGGCGGCGTACAGCCACGCCTGA
- a CDS encoding galactose oxidase-like domain-containing protein codes for MAGGLLLTAPQQATAGPPNLLTNPGFETAGPAGSDMPSCWSKSGWGNNDFTFSTVADAHSGTKAMRVALTRRVDGDRKALVTENTACAPAVVPGRQYDLSTWYKSTTPDVSVTVFRRDAGTGAWHYWTDLQNPPVSAGWSRAEVRTPVVPPNTDKIAWGLSVYGVGTLTTDDYTMEEVGVTAPPPACTGTAEECAKGKWEVIPAKNPTRSMHAVVLKNGKVLLIAGSGNDIAQFNAGTFTSAVYDPANGSFKSIPTPVDMFCAGHVQLSDGRVLVMSGNKGYPSADGTIGYQGLKDSYVFDPVTEKYTRTNDMNGGHWYPSATILGNGDVISFGGLKEDSTGNVTAEKFSAAQHKWLPMGEVNQTWSYWGLYPSMILMQDGRLFYSGSHTFGNGTPGTGASVYDYDANTITDVPGLRNKDQRDESASVLLPPAQDQRVLTIGGGNNETNPAANRLTDIIDLKQPSPAYTAGPDLPQGLVDQGAGKRPQTGAEGKMYVSAVLLPDGKVLETGGALHDRADPVFEASFFDPATNTYQPGLATDPVPRTYHSASFLMPDGRVMSVGDNPGNGTYNHNVSVYTPPYLFKGPRPQITSVIDTQWVYGDTQRITVNRPIAKAELIRPAAVTHSSDPNQRFVDLPLTVVNDTTVDLNVTSNPNLAPPGWYMLFAVDANGVPSIAQWVHVGGAPALAAFSGERQPAAHEHGFADRLGPAKKNPAKRDSVPVSPRIAGCDRHYGTATVCVPTVFPAEVKSTSKARCDWLAAHKYPKRMKVNGSDPLRLDPDCNGFACD; via the coding sequence ATGGCCGGGGGCCTGCTGCTGACCGCACCGCAGCAGGCCACGGCCGGTCCGCCCAATCTGCTCACCAACCCCGGCTTCGAGACCGCCGGCCCCGCCGGCTCCGACATGCCCTCCTGCTGGTCGAAGTCCGGCTGGGGCAACAACGACTTCACCTTCAGCACCGTCGCCGACGCCCACTCCGGCACCAAGGCGATGCGGGTGGCGCTGACCCGACGGGTGGACGGCGACCGGAAGGCACTGGTCACCGAGAACACGGCCTGTGCGCCGGCGGTCGTCCCGGGCAGGCAGTACGACCTGTCGACCTGGTACAAGTCCACCACCCCGGACGTGTCGGTGACCGTCTTCCGGCGGGATGCCGGCACCGGGGCCTGGCACTACTGGACCGATCTGCAGAATCCGCCGGTGAGTGCCGGGTGGTCGCGTGCCGAGGTCCGGACCCCGGTGGTGCCGCCCAACACCGACAAGATCGCGTGGGGGCTGTCGGTGTACGGGGTGGGCACGCTCACCACCGACGACTACACGATGGAGGAGGTCGGGGTCACCGCGCCCCCGCCCGCCTGCACCGGGACCGCGGAGGAGTGCGCGAAGGGCAAGTGGGAGGTGATTCCGGCCAAGAACCCGACCCGGTCCATGCACGCCGTCGTGCTGAAGAACGGCAAGGTGCTGCTGATCGCCGGCTCCGGGAACGACATCGCGCAGTTCAACGCGGGCACCTTCACCTCAGCCGTGTACGACCCGGCGAACGGCTCGTTCAAGTCCATCCCCACCCCGGTGGACATGTTCTGCGCCGGCCATGTGCAGCTGTCCGACGGCCGGGTGCTGGTGATGAGCGGCAACAAGGGCTATCCGTCGGCCGACGGCACGATCGGCTACCAGGGCCTGAAGGACAGTTACGTCTTCGACCCGGTAACCGAGAAGTACACCAGGACCAACGACATGAACGGCGGGCACTGGTACCCGTCGGCGACGATCCTCGGCAACGGTGACGTGATCTCCTTCGGCGGTCTGAAGGAGGACTCCACGGGCAATGTGACGGCGGAGAAGTTCTCGGCGGCGCAGCACAAATGGCTGCCGATGGGCGAGGTCAACCAGACCTGGTCGTACTGGGGCCTGTACCCGTCGATGATCCTGATGCAGGACGGGCGGCTGTTCTACTCGGGCAGCCACACCTTCGGCAACGGCACCCCGGGCACCGGCGCCTCGGTCTACGACTACGACGCGAACACCATCACCGACGTGCCGGGCCTGCGGAACAAGGACCAGCGCGACGAATCGGCGAGCGTGCTGCTGCCCCCGGCCCAGGACCAGCGGGTGCTGACCATCGGCGGCGGCAACAACGAGACCAACCCGGCGGCGAACCGGCTCACCGACATCATCGACCTCAAGCAGCCGAGCCCCGCCTACACGGCCGGCCCGGACCTGCCGCAGGGCCTGGTCGACCAGGGCGCGGGCAAGCGTCCGCAGACCGGGGCCGAGGGGAAGATGTACGTCTCGGCGGTGCTGCTGCCGGACGGCAAGGTGCTGGAGACCGGCGGCGCACTGCACGACCGGGCCGACCCGGTGTTCGAGGCCTCGTTCTTCGACCCGGCCACCAACACGTACCAGCCGGGCCTGGCCACCGACCCGGTGCCGCGGACGTACCACTCGGCGTCCTTCCTGATGCCCGACGGCCGGGTGATGTCGGTCGGCGACAACCCGGGCAACGGCACGTACAACCACAACGTGTCGGTCTACACCCCGCCCTATCTGTTCAAGGGCCCCCGGCCGCAGATCACCTCGGTGATCGACACGCAGTGGGTGTACGGGGACACGCAGCGGATCACCGTCAACCGGCCCATCGCCAAGGCGGAGCTGATCCGGCCGGCCGCCGTCACCCACTCCTCGGACCCGAACCAGCGGTTTGTGGACCTGCCGCTGACGGTGGTCAACGACACGACGGTGGACCTGAACGTGACCAGCAACCCGAACCTGGCACCGCCCGGCTGGTACATGCTGTTCGCGGTGGATGCCAATGGCGTGCCCTCGATCGCGCAGTGGGTGCACGTGGGCGGGGCGCCGGCGCTGGCGGCCTTCTCGGGCGAGCGGCAGCCGGCGGCGCACGAGCACGGCTTCGCGGACCGGCTGGGCCCGGCGAAGAAGAACCCGGCGAAGCGGGACTCGGTCCCGGTCAGCCCGAGGATCGCGGGCTGCGACCGGCACTACGGCACGGCCACGGTGTGCGTGCCGACGGTCTTCCCGGCGGAGGTGAAGAGCACGTCGAAGGCGCGGTGCGACTGGCTGGCCGCGCACAAGTATCCGAAGCGGATGAAGGTCAACGGCAGCGACCCGCTGCGGCTCGATCCGGACTGCAACGGGTTCGCCTGTGATTAG
- a CDS encoding glycosyltransferase: MSEDLWTRALGDPAVESAEVPAPGSVTLIIPTFNESGNVRELLRRLGESLPAHLAVEVLFVDDSTDDTPEVIEKAARDCAFPVDVLHREQAVGGLGGAVVEGVKRAAGDWIVVMDADLQHPPHLVPELVGEGERTGAQLVVASRYISGGSRAGLAGNYRIAVSRGATWLTKGLFPRALRGISDPMSGFFAMRRQVVTAEVLTPLGYKILLELAVRCRPAKVAEVPFVFQERFAGESKSTAKEGLRFLAHLASLRTATRLSRMAGFGLIGLSGFVPNLFALWLLTGAGVHYLPAEIVANQAGVLWNFVLIETLLFRDRRRHRHWADRIGRFALLANADLLLRIPLIALFVTRFGLSVLPATALALVTTFMVRFAATEALVYLPRTGAKHRRAAR; encoded by the coding sequence ATGAGCGAAGACCTGTGGACCCGCGCGCTGGGGGATCCGGCGGTCGAATCCGCCGAAGTCCCCGCGCCCGGCAGCGTCACCCTGATCATCCCGACCTTCAACGAGTCCGGGAACGTCCGCGAACTGCTCCGCCGGCTGGGCGAGTCCCTCCCGGCCCATCTGGCGGTCGAGGTCCTGTTCGTCGACGACTCCACCGACGACACCCCCGAGGTGATCGAGAAGGCGGCCCGGGACTGCGCCTTCCCGGTCGACGTCCTGCACCGCGAACAGGCCGTCGGCGGGCTCGGCGGCGCCGTGGTCGAAGGGGTGAAACGGGCGGCCGGCGACTGGATCGTGGTGATGGACGCCGATCTCCAGCATCCGCCGCACCTGGTGCCCGAACTCGTCGGCGAGGGCGAGCGCACCGGCGCCCAGCTCGTCGTCGCCTCCCGCTACATCAGCGGCGGCAGCCGGGCCGGCCTCGCCGGGAACTACCGGATCGCCGTCTCCCGGGGCGCGACCTGGCTCACCAAGGGCCTGTTCCCACGGGCCCTGCGCGGCATCAGCGACCCGATGAGCGGATTCTTCGCGATGCGCCGCCAGGTGGTCACCGCCGAGGTCCTCACACCCCTCGGCTACAAGATCCTGCTGGAGCTGGCGGTCCGCTGCCGCCCGGCGAAGGTCGCCGAGGTGCCGTTCGTCTTCCAGGAGCGGTTCGCGGGGGAGTCCAAGTCCACCGCCAAGGAGGGCCTGCGCTTCCTGGCCCACCTGGCCTCCCTGCGGACGGCCACCCGGCTGTCCCGGATGGCCGGCTTCGGCCTGATCGGGCTGTCCGGGTTCGTACCGAACCTGTTCGCGCTGTGGCTGCTCACCGGGGCGGGCGTGCACTACCTGCCGGCCGAGATCGTCGCCAACCAGGCCGGGGTGCTGTGGAACTTCGTTCTGATCGAGACGCTGCTCTTCCGCGACCGGCGCCGGCACCGCCACTGGGCCGACCGGATCGGCCGGTTCGCCCTCCTCGCCAACGCCGACCTGCTGCTGCGGATACCGCTGATCGCCCTGTTCGTCACCCGGTTCGGCCTCTCGGTGCTGCCGGCCACCGCCCTCGCACTGGTCACCACCTTCATGGTGCGGTTCGCGGCCACCGAAGCCCTCGTCTATCTGCCGCGCACGGGCGCCAAGCACCGCCGCGCGGCCCGCTGA
- a CDS encoding ArnT family glycosyltransferase: MTATLPTATDPQSTAAIAAAAVVVDPVRPADTAPAPRPHRTVTARPFVRFRSSRPDLLLCGALLLVILLVQGWNITAFPALSDDEGTYLAQAWAVQQGEGLAHYTYWYDHPPLGWIQIAGLTWLPSLLGPESMTVASMRYAMLAVSAASAVLLYVLARRLWLPRWAAGLAMGLFGLSPLSVVLQREIFLDNLAVMWMLLAFCLAASPSRHLWHHFGSGLAAATAVLTKETMLVVLPALLVTMWRHSHRDTRKFAVTGAITACTLIGLAYPLYALLNGELFPGKGHVSLIGGITYQMGREGSGFILDPGSGSHGVFQSWLYYDTVLPLGGLAGAVLLLVTYRWSVTARALAGPALAVVILGLVAMRPSGYLPAMYVIQALPFLALVLAGGAASVAHAVLRRGTNRVPVYARWALAAVLATAAAGYLVPRWYEGNRTALTVDANGPYRQAAAWLGTEVADPRGTRVLLDDALWLDAVHAGFEPGNGAIWFYKADLDPAVTQTLPRGWRDVDYVVSSPTVRRDARNLPTVKAALEHSAPVAVFGTGEDRIEIRRTTPDPKTETETESGGRR; the protein is encoded by the coding sequence GTGACCGCCACCCTGCCCACGGCCACTGATCCCCAGTCCACCGCCGCCATCGCCGCAGCCGCCGTCGTCGTCGATCCGGTCCGCCCCGCCGATACGGCGCCGGCACCCCGGCCCCACCGGACGGTCACCGCCAGGCCGTTCGTGCGCTTCCGCTCCTCCCGCCCCGATCTGCTGCTCTGCGGTGCCCTGCTGCTGGTGATCCTGCTGGTCCAGGGCTGGAACATCACCGCCTTCCCGGCCCTGTCCGACGACGAGGGCACCTACCTCGCGCAGGCCTGGGCGGTCCAGCAGGGCGAGGGGCTGGCCCACTACACCTACTGGTACGACCATCCGCCGCTCGGCTGGATCCAGATCGCCGGCCTCACCTGGCTGCCCTCCCTCCTCGGCCCCGAGTCGATGACCGTCGCCTCGATGCGGTACGCCATGCTCGCGGTGTCGGCCGCCAGTGCCGTCCTGCTGTACGTACTGGCCCGCAGGCTGTGGCTGCCGCGCTGGGCGGCCGGCCTGGCCATGGGCCTGTTCGGGCTGTCCCCGCTCTCCGTGGTCCTCCAGCGCGAGATCTTCCTGGACAACCTCGCGGTGATGTGGATGCTGCTGGCGTTCTGCCTGGCCGCCTCGCCCAGCCGGCACCTGTGGCACCACTTCGGCTCCGGGCTGGCCGCCGCCACCGCCGTGCTCACCAAGGAGACGATGCTGGTGGTGCTGCCGGCACTGCTGGTGACCATGTGGCGGCACAGCCACCGGGACACCCGCAAGTTCGCCGTCACCGGTGCCATCACCGCCTGCACCCTGATCGGCCTGGCCTATCCGCTGTACGCGCTGCTCAACGGCGAACTGTTCCCCGGCAAGGGGCATGTCTCGCTGATCGGCGGGATCACCTACCAGATGGGCCGCGAGGGCTCCGGCTTCATCCTCGACCCCGGTTCCGGCTCGCACGGGGTCTTCCAGTCCTGGCTGTACTACGACACCGTGCTGCCGCTCGGCGGGCTGGCCGGCGCGGTGCTCCTGCTGGTCACTTACCGCTGGTCGGTCACGGCCCGCGCGCTGGCCGGTCCGGCCCTGGCCGTGGTGATCCTGGGCCTGGTCGCGATGCGCCCCTCCGGCTACCTGCCCGCCATGTACGTGATCCAGGCCCTGCCCTTCCTGGCCCTGGTCCTCGCCGGGGGCGCGGCCAGCGTCGCCCACGCCGTGCTGCGCCGGGGCACCAACCGGGTCCCGGTGTACGCCCGTTGGGCGCTGGCCGCGGTCCTGGCCACGGCCGCCGCCGGGTACCTCGTACCGCGCTGGTACGAGGGCAACCGCACCGCGCTCACCGTGGACGCCAACGGCCCCTACCGGCAGGCCGCCGCCTGGCTCGGCACCGAGGTGGCGGACCCGCGCGGCACCCGGGTGCTGCTCGACGACGCGCTGTGGCTGGACGCCGTCCACGCCGGGTTCGAGCCGGGCAACGGCGCCATCTGGTTCTACAAGGCCGACCTCGACCCGGCCGTCACCCAGACCCTGCCGCGGGGCTGGCGGGACGTGGACTATGTCGTGTCCTCGCCGACCGTGCGCCGCGACGCCCGCAACCTGCCCACCGTGAAGGCCGCCCTGGAGCATTCCGCCCCGGTCGCCGTCTTCGGCACCGGCGAGGACCGCATCGAGATCCGCCGGACCACCCCCGATCCCAAGACCGAGACCGAGACCGAGAGCGGGGGCCGGCGATGA
- a CDS encoding glycosyltransferase, whose protein sequence is MAAFTLWWQMHAWRTPETLAATRFDRPDGGGRLAFSLLLPARHEQAVLEHTIDRLLESSHADYEIIVIVGHDDPETAAVAERAAARAPERVRVVTDHHESKNKPKALNTALPYCRGDIVGVFDAEDQVHPELLAHVDHAFRTTGADVVQGGVQLINFHSSWYSLRNCLEYFFWFRSRLHLHAQKGFIPLGGNTVFVRTEVLREAGGWDQNCLAEDCDLGVRLSSVGKKVVVAYDSDMVTREETPGSLVSLLKQRTRWNQGFLQVYRKKDWQQLPGRGQRWLARYTLMTPFLQAASGVIIPLNFAIAVFLDVPVGIAIITFLPMITAMVTFVFEIVGLHDFGRQYGLRVRFVHYLKLVVGGPFYQVMLAGAAIRAVWREQRGRNEWELTSHVGAHLATATTSAREDSRQ, encoded by the coding sequence ATGGCCGCGTTCACGCTCTGGTGGCAGATGCACGCGTGGCGCACGCCCGAGACGCTCGCCGCGACCCGTTTCGACCGGCCCGACGGCGGCGGACGGCTCGCGTTCTCACTGCTCCTGCCGGCCCGTCACGAACAGGCCGTGCTGGAGCACACCATCGACCGGCTGCTCGAATCGAGCCACGCCGACTACGAGATCATCGTGATCGTCGGCCACGATGATCCCGAGACCGCGGCCGTCGCCGAACGCGCCGCCGCCCGCGCACCCGAAAGGGTCCGGGTGGTCACCGACCACCACGAGTCGAAGAACAAGCCCAAGGCCCTGAACACCGCGCTCCCGTACTGCCGGGGCGACATCGTCGGGGTCTTCGACGCCGAGGACCAGGTCCACCCCGAGCTCCTCGCCCATGTCGACCACGCCTTCCGCACCACCGGCGCCGACGTGGTCCAGGGCGGGGTCCAGCTCATCAACTTCCACTCCAGCTGGTACAGCCTGCGCAACTGCCTGGAGTACTTCTTCTGGTTCCGCTCCCGGCTGCACCTGCACGCCCAGAAGGGGTTCATCCCGCTCGGCGGCAACACCGTCTTCGTCCGCACCGAGGTGCTGCGCGAGGCCGGCGGCTGGGACCAGAACTGCCTGGCCGAGGACTGCGACCTCGGGGTACGGCTGTCCTCCGTCGGCAAGAAGGTGGTCGTCGCCTACGACTCCGACATGGTGACCCGCGAGGAGACCCCCGGCTCCCTGGTCAGCCTGCTCAAGCAGCGCACCCGCTGGAACCAGGGCTTTCTCCAGGTCTACCGCAAGAAGGACTGGCAGCAGCTGCCCGGCCGCGGCCAGCGCTGGCTGGCCCGCTACACCCTGATGACCCCGTTCTTGCAGGCCGCCTCCGGGGTGATCATCCCGCTGAACTTCGCCATCGCGGTCTTCCTCGACGTCCCCGTCGGGATCGCCATCATCACCTTCCTGCCCATGATCACGGCGATGGTCACCTTCGTCTTCGAGATCGTCGGACTGCACGACTTCGGCCGCCAGTACGGCCTGCGCGTGCGCTTCGTGCACTACCTCAAGCTCGTCGTCGGCGGCCCGTTCTACCAGGTCATGCTGGCCGGCGCCGCGATCCGTGCGGTCTGGCGGGAGCAGCGCGGACGCAACGAGTGGGAGCTCACCAGCCATGTCGGTGCGCACCTCGCCACCGCCACGACCTCTGCCCGAGAGGACAGCCGCCAGTGA
- a CDS encoding thioredoxin domain-containing protein — protein MPNRLAQATSPYLLQHADNPVDWWPWGAGAFEEARRRNVPVFLSVGYSACHWCHVMAHESFEDDDAAVYMNDHFVSVKVDREERPDVDAVYMEAVQAATGQGGWPMSVFMTPDGEPFYFGTYFPPEPRHGMPSFRQVLEGIHSAWTSRRDEVGEVAAKITRDLAGRQLSIESAGLPTDETQALALLQLTRDIDPASGWFRGDTKFPPSMVIEFLLRHHARAGSVAALEMAEGLCGAMARSSLYDQVGGGFHRYVLTPRPNGPLVPHFEKMLYDNALLCRAYAHLWRATGSELARRVALETADFMVRELRTGQGGFASALDADSDDGTGRHVEGAYYVWSTAELREVLGEADGALAAGYFGVTEEGTFEHGTSVLQLPQDGPAADGERIEGIRARLLAARAGRPAPGRDDKVVAAWNGLAIAALAECGAYFERPDLIERATEAADLLVRVHFDATAGRARLYRTSRDGTVGGNAGVLEDYGDVAEGFLTLAGVTGEGVWLEFAGFLVDLVLDRFVAEDGTLYDTAHDAERLIRRPQDPTDNAAPSGWTAAAGALLSYAAHTGSEAHRTAAERALGVVHALGPRVPRFIGHGLAVAEALLDGPREVAVVGHPEDPATAALHRTALLGTAPGAVVAVGLPQGPGAGDGEFPLLAERTLVRDLPTAYVCRHFVCARPTTDPVELAGQLGVLRP, from the coding sequence ATGCCGAACCGACTTGCGCAGGCCACGTCCCCCTACCTCCTCCAGCACGCGGACAACCCCGTCGACTGGTGGCCATGGGGGGCCGGCGCGTTCGAAGAAGCGCGGCGGCGCAACGTCCCTGTGTTTCTGAGTGTCGGCTACAGCGCGTGCCACTGGTGCCATGTCATGGCGCACGAGTCCTTCGAGGACGACGACGCCGCTGTGTACATGAACGACCACTTTGTGTCCGTCAAGGTCGACCGTGAAGAGCGGCCCGACGTGGACGCCGTCTATATGGAGGCGGTGCAGGCGGCCACGGGACAGGGCGGCTGGCCCATGTCCGTTTTCATGACGCCGGACGGGGAGCCGTTCTACTTCGGTACGTACTTCCCGCCGGAGCCCCGCCACGGGATGCCGTCTTTCCGGCAGGTGCTCGAAGGCATCCACAGCGCTTGGACGAGTCGGCGAGACGAGGTGGGCGAAGTCGCCGCGAAGATCACCAGGGACCTTGCCGGGCGGCAGCTGAGTATCGAGTCCGCAGGCTTGCCCACCGACGAGACTCAGGCCTTGGCTCTCCTTCAACTGACCCGGGACATCGACCCCGCGAGCGGCTGGTTCAGGGGAGACACCAAGTTCCCGCCGTCGATGGTGATCGAGTTCCTGTTGCGGCACCACGCGCGTGCCGGTTCCGTGGCGGCGCTGGAGATGGCCGAGGGGCTGTGCGGCGCGATGGCTCGTTCGAGCCTGTACGACCAGGTGGGAGGCGGGTTCCACCGGTACGTACTCACACCGCGCCCGAATGGACCTTTGGTCCCGCACTTCGAGAAGATGCTCTACGACAATGCGCTGCTCTGCCGGGCCTATGCGCACCTCTGGCGGGCCACCGGCTCCGAGCTCGCCCGCCGGGTGGCGCTGGAGACCGCCGACTTCATGGTCCGGGAGCTGCGGACCGGGCAGGGCGGGTTCGCCTCCGCCCTCGATGCCGACAGTGACGACGGTACCGGCCGGCATGTGGAGGGCGCGTACTACGTCTGGAGCACGGCGGAGCTGCGCGAGGTGCTGGGGGAGGCCGACGGGGCGCTGGCCGCCGGGTACTTCGGGGTGACCGAGGAGGGGACCTTCGAGCACGGGACGTCGGTGCTCCAGCTGCCGCAGGACGGGCCGGCGGCCGACGGGGAGCGCATCGAGGGGATCAGGGCGCGGCTGCTGGCGGCGCGGGCCGGGCGGCCGGCGCCCGGGCGGGACGACAAGGTGGTGGCGGCCTGGAACGGGCTGGCGATCGCCGCGCTCGCCGAGTGCGGGGCCTACTTCGAGCGGCCGGACCTGATCGAGCGGGCCACCGAGGCCGCGGACCTGCTGGTGCGGGTGCACTTCGACGCCACGGCGGGCCGGGCCCGGCTGTACCGGACGAGCAGGGACGGGACGGTGGGCGGCAACGCCGGGGTGCTGGAGGACTACGGCGATGTCGCCGAGGGGTTCCTCACCCTGGCGGGGGTCACCGGCGAGGGCGTCTGGCTGGAGTTCGCCGGGTTCCTGGTCGACCTGGTGCTCGACCGGTTCGTCGCCGAGGACGGCACGCTGTACGACACGGCGCACGACGCCGAGCGGTTGATCCGGCGGCCCCAGGACCCGACCGACAACGCCGCCCCGTCCGGCTGGACGGCCGCGGCGGGCGCGCTGCTGTCGTACGCGGCGCACACCGGCTCGGAGGCGCATCGCACGGCGGCCGAGCGGGCGCTCGGAGTGGTGCATGCGCTGGGTCCGCGCGTCCCGCGCTTCATCGGGCACGGGCTGGCGGTCGCGGAGGCGTTGCTGGACGGGCCGCGGGAGGTCGCGGTGGTGGGCCATCCGGAGGATCCGGCGACGGCCGCGCTGCACCGGACGGCGTTGCTGGGGACGGCTCCCGGGGCTGTGGTGGCGGTGGGTCTGCCGCAGGGTCCGGGGGCGGGAGACGGGGAGTTCCCCCTGCTGGCCGAGCGCACGCTCGTTCGCGACCTTCCGACGGCGTATGTGTGTCGACATTTCGTCTGCGCGCGGCCTACGACAGATCCGGTCGAACTTGCGGGGCAGTTGGGCGTGCTTCGTCCCTGA